The following DNA comes from Halalkaliarchaeum sp. AArc-CO.
GATACTCCATACTCCCGTTCCGATCGGGGGCCTGTTCCCTTTTTCGTCCCTACCTGCCCGTTTGGTCCCGGCTACTCCCTTCTCGTTCCCGACAGACCACGGGTACGGGTCCGTCAGTCGAGTACGTCCACCGCGTATCCTCGGCTGCGAAGCTTCGCGATCAACTCCTCGGCATGTTCGGTGTCGTGGGTTTCGATCTCCAGTTCCACCTCGGCGGCGTTGACCGCCGCCTTGCGCGAGGTCCGATCGTGGTGGATGGCGTAGATGTTCGCCCCGCTTTCGGCGATGATGTCCACGAGCGACTGCAGCGCCCCTGGGCGATCCTTCAGCACGGTCCTGATCTTCAGGTACCGGCCGAGCTGAACCAGCCCCCGCATCACCACCGTCGTGAGCTGATTGAGGTTGATGTTCCCGCCGCAAAGCGCCGGTACGATCGTCTCGCCGTCCTCGTAGTCGAACGCCTCCGACAGCACCGCCGCAAGCGACACCGCTCCTGCCCCTTCGACGAGCGCTTTCGTCCGCTCTAACAGGAGGGTCAACGCGAGTGCGATCTCCCGATCCGTGACGGTAACCACCTCGTCGACCCGTTCTTGCATCACCGCGAAGGGTTTGTCGCCGATCCGCCGGGTGGCGATCCCGTCGGCGATGGTGTCGACCTGGTCGCGCTCGTAAATCTCCCCACGTTCGAGCGACTCCTTTGCCGAGGACGCTCCCGCCGCCTGCACGCCGATCACCCGGACGTCATCGAGCTGTTCGGTCACGGCCGTCGCGATCCCCGCGATCAGCCCGCCACCCCCGATCGGGACGACGACGGTGTCGACCTCCGGGCAGTCTTCGACGATCTCGAGGCCGATCGTGCCCTGGCCGGCCATGACTTGTTCGTCATCGAACGCGTGAACGTACGTCCTGTCTTCGGTTGCGGCGAGTTCGCGTGCGTGCGCCTGTGCCGCGTCGTAGTCCTCACCGTGGAGGATCACCGTTCCGCCGTACCGACGGGTGGCTTTCACCTTCGAGATCGGCGCGAACTTCGGCATCACGATCGTGGAGTCGACGCCGGCGCGGGTCGCCGCAAGCGCCACCCCCTGTGCGTGGTTGCCCGCACTGGCGGTGATCACGCCCGCTTGCTTCCGGTCTGCGTCCAGCGTTTCGATCCGGTTCAACGCCCCCCGGATCTTGAACGCGCCGGTGCGCTGGAAGTTCTCCAGTTTCAACGCCACGTCCGCTCCCGTCTCCTCGGAGAAACTGTGGGAGCGCTCGAGCGGCGTCCACCGGACGACGTCCCGGATCCGGTCGTCGGCTTCGAGCACGTCCTCGAGGGTGAGCATACGAACCACAGCGAGGGCGGACGCTAATGGTTTTCGATGGAAACGATGCCCCGGCGGATCGTCGCCACGAGAACGGCGAGCCCGGGGCTGATCGATCGGTGTCCGAAACGAAAGGGTGGGGGAACTGAGTCTGCACGCGTGTGACGTGCAAGTGTGAGATGTACCCGAGAGTATATAAAGGTGTGGCAGGCGAGGTGAAAGTAAAACCGCAAGACCGGGGCGGGATATTCTGTCGTATGACGAGTGTCTGCCGAACGTCATAGTGAATGATTCCCACACAACCGTTGGTGAATTGACACCCGTTACGGTGGGTCTCGGCCGCGATCGTTCGGCGGGGTGGGGACGATCCGGACGTTCTCGGTTGTGAGGTACTCCTCGACCCGATCGCGGAACGGACCGGTCCCCGGCCAGGTGACGTCGGCGTCGAGTCGCTCGGGATCTCCGACGTAGACGGCGGCTTCTGCGATGCGTTCGTCTTCGACTGGAACCGAAACCCGGGCGTAGAGGCCGCGATCGACCCCTTCGTATCGGTCGAGCCGTTCGATTTCGTCGGTGCGGAGGAGTCGCCCGGCGACCCGCCCGCCCGGCGCGAGCGTCGGATACCTCCCCTCCACCGCGTGGAGCCCGTGGAGCGTCGCCGCCCCGACGAAGACGAACGAGTCGAGCAGTTCCCCGACGCGATCGGGCGCGGTGAGGGTTCCGTACACGAAGACGTCCATTCACGTCATCTCCGGCGGCGCTCGGCAAAAAGCCGGCGCGTCGGGCCGCCTCCGGTAGCGTCAAACCGTCGCCGTCCAAGCGGGACTGTAGATGCTCTCGCGTCTGCGGCGCGTCTGGCGTCGGGTGTTCGCGCTCGCCTGGCCCGTGATGGCCGAACAGACGTTCCGCACGGCGATGCGCACGACCGACGTGATCGTCACGGCGCTGTTCTCGCCGGCGGCGGTGGTCGCGATCGGGCTGGCGGACCTGTACGCCCGGTTCCCGCTGCGGATCGGGCTGGGACTGGGAAGCGGCGCGATCGCGCTCTCCTCGCAGGACACCGGCGCCGGCGCCACCGCCCGCCGCGACGAGGTGGTGACCCAGGCGCTGCTTTTGGGCCTGCTCGCGGGCGTCCCGTTCGTCGCGTTCGGCTACTTCCTCGGGGAGTTCGCGATCCGGATCTTCGGCGCGAGCGACCGAGTGGTGGCGCTGGGGGCGGTGTATCTCGCGATCATTTTTGCAACCGCACCCGCCCGCCACGTCGCGCTCGTGGGCGCCAGGGCGCTTCAGGGGACCGGCGACACGCGGACGCCGATGTACGTCAACGTGGCCGCCAACTCCCTGAACATCGCCGGTTCGGTCGTTCTCGGTCTCGGCCTGTTCGGGTTCCCTCGCCTCGAGATCGTCGGGGTGGGACTCGCGACCGCGACCGCGAACGTCCTCACGGCGACGCTTCTGTGCGCCGCGATCTACACCACCTGGACGCCGGCGAACTTCGCCCGTCCCCGCGATCTCACCATCGCCAAACAGTTGCTCCAGGTCGGCGCTCCACGGATGGCGGAGGGGTTCGGCTCGGAGCTCGCGGAGTTCCCGTTCAACGCCCTCCTTTTGGGGTTCGGGGAGGTCGTCAACGCGGGATTCCAGATCGGTCGTCGCGTCTACCAGCAGGTGACCGGGCCGCTCTCGCGGGGGTACAACGTGGCCGCGAGCGTACTCGTCGGCCAGGAACTCGGGGCGGGTAACCCTGCCGAGGCGCGGTTCAACGGCTGGGCGGTCGCCGGACTCGGGATTGCTACGGTCGGGACGATCGGTATCCTGCTTGCGGTCTTCGCCGAATCGGTCGTCACCCATCCGGCCGTCGTGGAGCTGTTCGGACGGGAGGATCCCGAAGCGCTCGCCTACGGTGCGGCGTTCGCCCAGGTGTACGGGCTCTCTGCGGTCGCGCTCGTGTCGTTTTCGTCGCTCTCGGGTTCGCTGCAGGGGGCAAGCGAGACCCGGATCCCGTTCGTCGCGCGGCTCAGCGGTATGTTCGTCTTCTTCCTCGGGCTGTCGTGGCTGCTCGGATCGACACTCGGCTACGGGCCCGTGGGCGCGTACGTCGGCGTCTTCGTGGCGTACGTCTGGATGGCGCTGGTGGTGGCGTACGGCTTCGGCTACGCCGGCTGGGCCGACCGTGCCGCCAGGCTGATGGACGAACGCAGCGACGAGGGGGCGTCCGACGCGGTCGAGGGCGACTCGGTTGGCGATCCCGACGTCGACTGATCGACGCCGAACCGGCCTGTCGTCGTTAATCCGGCTTAATTAGGGACAAGTCGGTCGGACGGTCTCCACGGTTCAAGTTCCTGCGGTCCCTCGGTGCTGTCACATGCGACGACGCGAACTCATCGCCGGAGCCGGGATCACGCTGGCGGCGACGTCGGCAGGCTGTACGAGCGTACTGAACGACGAGCCGGTCGCCTTCGAAGCCGCGCTCGCCCAGGTTCCCGAGTCGGTGGCTCGAGACGCGGGATACGAACTCGACGAATTCGACCAACAGGTGATCGAGCGGACCTTCGAAGCCGCCGGGCAGTCTCAGACCGTCCAGGTGACCAACCGGACTGCAGAGTACGAAAAAGCCGTCGAACTGGGGCCGCTCGGCGAGCTCCGCGCCGCCATCTTCACGGCGCTTTCGACCCCGAAAGTGGAGGTTCTCGGCCGGACGTTCAACCCCGTCGACGACCGCTCGAACGAGGAACTCGCAGAGATGATTCAGGACCAGTACGCCGACATCGGCGATCTCGAGGTTGAACACGAAGCGCCGGTGACCGTTCTGGGCACCGACACGACCCAGACGAAGTTCGCCGGCGAAATTCGCATGGAAGGTGGGGAAGAGATCGACATCTACCTCCACGTGAGCAGCGCGGTCGAGAGTGGCGACGACCTCGTGATCGGCGTCGGTGCCTATCCCCAACAGCTACCGGGCGAAGAGGACCGCGTCTTGACCATGATGGAAGCGATCGAACACGATACATAAGATTCTCCACACTCCGGGACGAACCCGCCGATAATGCGTATTGGTTCCCGCGTTCGCGACGCCGTCCGGACGCTCGTGTATCGCCCCCACGACGTTCTCCCGTGGTATCTCGTCGGTGCCGGCGTCCCCGCGGTGAGTCGCGTGATCAGCCTGCTCGCGTTCGCGCTGGCTGCCGGAGTGCTGTGGGCCCGAAGTGGGCTCGCGACGTTCCGCGAGCGCGCCCTCGAGATCGGACCGATCCCGGTCGACGATCCGGCCTTCGGGGAGGCGCAGGACCCGTTCGGGGATCCGGAGACGGTCGGACAACCGCCCGAACAGGAACTCGAGGAGCTCCTCGGCGCGACGCCCGAAGAACTCGCTGCGGTGTTCGAGCCGCTCGCGGATCCGCTTGCGGTTTCGATCGTCGTCGTCGGGCTCGTTCTCACCGGGATCGTCTCGGTGGGGCTCAACGCGGTCGCGTCGGCGGGCCGTCTCGGCGGCGTCTACGGTGCGCTTCGCGGTGCGGACGGCTCCCGGGCCGGCGTGGAGACGTTTCTCCGCGACTGGCGTTCGTTCCTCGCGCTTCTGATCGTCGAGCTCGTCGCGCTCGCAGTCGTCGTGCTCGTCGGACTCGGACTGCTTTCTACCGCCATGGCCGCCGGCGGCGCCGCCGGCGTCGGGCTCGGGCTCCTTGCAGTCCTCGGGACGGTCGTCGGCATCCTCCTGGTGCAGCTGCTATTGGCGTTCGTCGGCCCGGCGATCGTCGTCGACGGCCGGGGGTTTTTCCCGGGGCTGAAAAGCGGCCTCGGGTTCCTCGTCCGCGAACCGCTCGCGGTCGTCGCCTACGTGGTGCTGGGGCTTTCAGTCCTCGTCGGACTCGCCGTCGTCGGGGGCGTCTTCTCGCTTCTGGGTGCCGGAAGCGTCGTCGCCCTGCTCGGGCTGGTGGTGGCGACGCCGCTTTTGGAGACGACGAAGGTGAGCTTCTACGCCGCCTCGCGGGGCGAGGAGCTGTCGGCGCCGCCGCCGGATCTCCGGGAACACCGACCGCTTCGCTTCCGGGCCCGTGACGGCTTCGCCCGCGGCTGGCGGGAGCTTTTCGCGTTCGTCCGGGAGACGCCGGGGCTGCACGCGACGATCGTCGGTCTGTTCGCTGCCGGGATCGCGATCGGCTGGATCGTGATCGGTGGCGGACTCGTCGGGATCGTCGAGACCTCAATCGACGGGCGACTCGTGGGAACGAACCCGATCGGGCTCTTTTTCGACTTCGCGGCGAACAACTGGACGGTCGCGGTGCTCACCGCCACCGGCGGACTCGCGTTCGCGGTGCCGGCGGCGGTGTCGATCCTTTTTAACGGCCTCGCGTTCGGCGCGATCGCCCGCCTCGAGGTCGACCTCCTGGAGCTTTTCGCGTTCGTCGTCCCCCACGGGATCGTCGAGATCCCTGCAATCTTGATCGCCGGCGCGCTCGGCCTGTGGCTGGGGCTGATCGCGTTGCGGGGGGTCGTCGGACGCGCCGGTCGGGCGGATCTCGCCGACGGGATCCGGCGCGCCTACTGGGTGCTTGTCGGCATCGCGATCCTGATCCTGGTGGCGGCGGTGATCGAGGCGTTCGTCAGCCCGTACCTGCGATTGCTGGTGTAGTTTGACCGGGGCTCCTCAGTATGCCACGCCGACGGTTTCCTGGTAGCTGCCGTGCTGTGCTTCGAACACGTCCATGATCTCGCCCATCGTGGCGTACGCCTTCACCGCGTCGACGATCGCGGGCATCGCGTTGTCGCCGGCGGCGACGACCGCTTCGAGTTCGGAAAGGGCTGCCTCGACCGCCTCGTCGTCGCGCTCCCGCTTGACCGACTCGAGCCGGTCGCGCTGGCGCTTTTGTACTGTCTCGTCCACCTCCAGGATCTCCGGGCGGGTGTCCTCGTCGATCTCGTAGGCGTTGACGCCGACGACCGTCTCTTCGCCCGCCTCGACGCGCTCCTGGTACTCGTAGGCGGCGTCCTGGATCTCCCGGTGGAAGAAGCCGTTTTCGATCCCGGACAGGACGCCTTCGCGCACCGAGCCGTCACCCATTTCCCGGATCTCCTCGATGTACGCCATCGCTTCGGTTTCCACCTCGTCGGTGAGCGCCTCCACGGCGTAGGATCCCCCGAGAGGATCGACGATGTCGGCTGCGCCGGACTCCTCGGCGATGATCTGCTGGGTTCGCAGTGCGACACGGACCGCCTGTTCGCTGGGCAGCGCCAGCGCCTCGTCGTAGGAGTTGGTGTGTAGCGACTGGGTGCCGCCGAGCACGCCCGCGAGCGCCTGGATGGTCACCCGGACGACGTTGTTGAGCGGCTGCTGGGCGGTCAGCGACTGACCGGCCGTCTGGGTGTGGAACTTCAGCCGCTTCGAGGCCGGGTCAGCGGCGTCGTACCACTCGTCCATCACCCGGGCGTAGATCCGGCGGGCCGCGCGGAACTTCGCGACCTCCTCGAAGATGGAGTTGTGGGAGTTGAAAAAGAAGGACAGCTGCGGCGCGAACTCGTCGACGTCGAGCCCGCGGTCGATCCCGTCCTCGACGTAGGCGAACCCGTCCGCCAGCGTGAACGCCAGCTCCTGGACTGCTGTCGAGCCGGCCTCCCGGATGTGGTACCCCGACACCGAGATGGGATTGAACTTCGGCGTCTCCGCGGCGGCGTACTCGATTACGTCCGTGACCAGATCCAGCGACGGCTCCGGGGGCATCACCCACTCCTTCTGGGCGATGAACTCCTTGAGCATGTCGTTTTGTAGGGTTCCCCGGAGCTGTTCGCGGGGGACGTCCTGCTGGTCTGCGAGCGCGATGTACATCGCGAAGATCACCGGCGCGCTCGGGTTGATGGTAAACGACGTCGACACCTCGCCGACGTCGATGCCCTCGAAGAGGATCTCCATGTCCCGCAGCGTGTCGACAGCGACCCCCTCCTTGCCGACCTCGCCGTCGGCCATCGGGGCGTCCGAATCGATCCCCATCAGCGACGGCATGTCGAACGCCGTCGACAGCCCCGTCTGGCCGTTCTCGATGAGGTAGTGGAACCGCTCGTTGGTCTCCTCTGCGGTGCCGAAGCCGGCGAACTGACGCATCGTCCACGTCCGGCCGCGGTACATCGTCGGATACACTCCCCGGGTGAACGGCTCCTCGCCCGGGAGCCCCAGATCCTCGGTGTACTCGAGGTCGGCGACGTCCTCGGGGGTGTACAGCCGATCGACCTCGAGGTTCGACACGGTGGCGAATCGGTCGCTGCGCTCGCCGTGTCGCTCCAGTACCGGATCGAGTGTTTCCGCCTCCCACTCCTCGCGCGCCCGGCGGATCTCCTCGAGTTCCTCCTCGTCGAACATAGTTCCCAGTTCTCCCCGATCGTCCATTAAGGATTCGCCGATCGCCGTCGTCGATCGCCGTCGCCAATCCCCGTCGCCGATCGCCGTCGCCGGGGCGACTCTCGCCGACGATCAGCCGAAGTTTTCGACTTTCGCCCCGTCGAAGCTCCCACCAGCCGATTCGACCGCCTGCTTTGCGAGATCGACGAACGAGTCGAAGCCGAACACGAACAGCTGTTCGCCCGCCGCCCCGGAGAGGACCTCGGCGACGGGGGTGTCGAGCGGCGCGTCGGTGACCCGAACCGTCGCCCCCCGTTCTCGGAGCCGGGCGAGTCGCGTCCCGTGGGCCGGCGACCCCTCGTATCGGTACACGACAGCCGCCTCGTTGCCAGCTGCGAGCGCGCGTTCGGCGATCGCGACGGCCGGTCCCACCCCCGACCCGCCGGCGAGGACCACAGCGCGCGGCTCCCCTTCGTAATACTGATCGCCGAAAGGACCGGACATCTCGAGGGTCGTTCCGGGTGCAAGCGTCGCGAGGAACTCGCTGAACGGCCCGCTCTCCTCCGGGTCGATCCCGACGGTCACCTCGAAGGTGTCCGTCACGGACGGGGAGGACAAGGTGTAAAACCGGGCGTACTCCTCGCCGTCGATCGTGGCCGCAAGGCGGACGAACTGCCCCGGCTCCGCCGTAAACTCCGGCGGTGTCGAGATCGTCACGGCGACTGTGTCGGTTCCGACGTTCTCGGTTTCGACGACTTCGACTGTCGCGTCCATGGATGTGATTGTGTTTCATTACACACGGATATTCCTTCCGCGAGTCGCCTCACTCCTCGCTTTTGGCCTGCCCCTCGCTCGAACACGCGGGTCTCTCGAAATGAGTTTACAAACACAACCGAAAACCGTATCTATAATGGTTTTTATACTCGAAGAGACGATGTATTTCAGAAAAATCGAACGATTGTAAACTTCCTCGGCGTCATCCCAGTCAGAAGGCTTTTGATCGCTCCGAGGAAACCCCCGCCTTGTATGCCCGCGGACTTCAACTGGGCCATCGGCGGGGAAGCCGGCGATGGCATCGACTCGACCGGGAAGATCTTCGCACAGGCGCTCTCCCGGGCCGGTCGACACGTCTTCACCTCCAAGGACTTCGCGTCGCGTATCCGGGGCGGATACACGGCGTACAAGGTCAGGACGTCGGTCGACCAGGTGCAAAGCGTCGTCGACAGGCTCGACGTCCTCATCGCGCTCACTCCCCGAACCGTCGAGGAGAACCGCGAGGAACTTCACGACGAGTCCGTCGTGATCTACGACGGCTCTCGGACCACGATGCAGGGGCTGGATCTCCCCGAGGGTGTCGTCGGCCTCGACGTGCCGCTCAACGAGCTGGCCGAGGAGGCCGGCGGCGCGATCATGCGAAACGTCGTCGCCCTGGGTGCCGCCTGCGAGGTGAGCGGCTTCCCCATCGAGAACCTCGACTCGGCGCTGCAAAAGCGGTTCGGCGACAAGGGGACTGCGATCGTCGAGAACAACGAACGGGCCGCCCGGCTCGGCCGCGAATACGTCGCCGAGGAGTTCGACCACGAGTTCGACTACGAACTGGAGACGACCGACGCCGACTACGTTCTCCTCAACGGC
Coding sequences within:
- a CDS encoding gamma-glutamylcyclotransferase family protein, coding for MDVFVYGTLTAPDRVGELLDSFVFVGAATLHGLHAVEGRYPTLAPGGRVAGRLLRTDEIERLDRYEGVDRGLYARVSVPVEDERIAEAAVYVGDPERLDADVTWPGTGPFRDRVEEYLTTENVRIVPTPPNDRGRDPP
- a CDS encoding FAD-dependent oxidoreductase, with the translated sequence MDATVEVVETENVGTDTVAVTISTPPEFTAEPGQFVRLAATIDGEEYARFYTLSSPSVTDTFEVTVGIDPEESGPFSEFLATLAPGTTLEMSGPFGDQYYEGEPRAVVLAGGSGVGPAVAIAERALAAGNEAAVVYRYEGSPAHGTRLARLRERGATVRVTDAPLDTPVAEVLSGAAGEQLFVFGFDSFVDLAKQAVESAGGSFDGAKVENFG
- a CDS encoding DUF6517 family protein encodes the protein MRRRELIAGAGITLAATSAGCTSVLNDEPVAFEAALAQVPESVARDAGYELDEFDQQVIERTFEAAGQSQTVQVTNRTAEYEKAVELGPLGELRAAIFTALSTPKVEVLGRTFNPVDDRSNEELAEMIQDQYADIGDLEVEHEAPVTVLGTDTTQTKFAGEIRMEGGEEIDIYLHVSSAVESGDDLVIGVGAYPQQLPGEEDRVLTMMEAIEHDT
- a CDS encoding MATE family efflux transporter, with amino-acid sequence MLSRLRRVWRRVFALAWPVMAEQTFRTAMRTTDVIVTALFSPAAVVAIGLADLYARFPLRIGLGLGSGAIALSSQDTGAGATARRDEVVTQALLLGLLAGVPFVAFGYFLGEFAIRIFGASDRVVALGAVYLAIIFATAPARHVALVGARALQGTGDTRTPMYVNVAANSLNIAGSVVLGLGLFGFPRLEIVGVGLATATANVLTATLLCAAIYTTWTPANFARPRDLTIAKQLLQVGAPRMAEGFGSELAEFPFNALLLGFGEVVNAGFQIGRRVYQQVTGPLSRGYNVAASVLVGQELGAGNPAEARFNGWAVAGLGIATVGTIGILLAVFAESVVTHPAVVELFGREDPEALAYGAAFAQVYGLSAVALVSFSSLSGSLQGASETRIPFVARLSGMFVFFLGLSWLLGSTLGYGPVGAYVGVFVAYVWMALVVAYGFGYAGWADRAARLMDERSDEGASDAVEGDSVGDPDVD
- a CDS encoding methylmalonyl-CoA mutase family protein; protein product: MFDEEELEEIRRAREEWEAETLDPVLERHGERSDRFATVSNLEVDRLYTPEDVADLEYTEDLGLPGEEPFTRGVYPTMYRGRTWTMRQFAGFGTAEETNERFHYLIENGQTGLSTAFDMPSLMGIDSDAPMADGEVGKEGVAVDTLRDMEILFEGIDVGEVSTSFTINPSAPVIFAMYIALADQQDVPREQLRGTLQNDMLKEFIAQKEWVMPPEPSLDLVTDVIEYAAAETPKFNPISVSGYHIREAGSTAVQELAFTLADGFAYVEDGIDRGLDVDEFAPQLSFFFNSHNSIFEEVAKFRAARRIYARVMDEWYDAADPASKRLKFHTQTAGQSLTAQQPLNNVVRVTIQALAGVLGGTQSLHTNSYDEALALPSEQAVRVALRTQQIIAEESGAADIVDPLGGSYAVEALTDEVETEAMAYIEEIREMGDGSVREGVLSGIENGFFHREIQDAAYEYQERVEAGEETVVGVNAYEIDEDTRPEILEVDETVQKRQRDRLESVKRERDDEAVEAALSELEAVVAAGDNAMPAIVDAVKAYATMGEIMDVFEAQHGSYQETVGVAY
- a CDS encoding stage II sporulation protein M; the encoded protein is MRIGSRVRDAVRTLVYRPHDVLPWYLVGAGVPAVSRVISLLAFALAAGVLWARSGLATFRERALEIGPIPVDDPAFGEAQDPFGDPETVGQPPEQELEELLGATPEELAAVFEPLADPLAVSIVVVGLVLTGIVSVGLNAVASAGRLGGVYGALRGADGSRAGVETFLRDWRSFLALLIVELVALAVVVLVGLGLLSTAMAAGGAAGVGLGLLAVLGTVVGILLVQLLLAFVGPAIVVDGRGFFPGLKSGLGFLVREPLAVVAYVVLGLSVLVGLAVVGGVFSLLGAGSVVALLGLVVATPLLETTKVSFYAASRGEELSAPPPDLREHRPLRFRARDGFARGWRELFAFVRETPGLHATIVGLFAAGIAIGWIVIGGGLVGIVETSIDGRLVGTNPIGLFFDFAANNWTVAVLTATGGLAFAVPAAVSILFNGLAFGAIARLEVDLLELFAFVVPHGIVEIPAILIAGALGLWLGLIALRGVVGRAGRADLADGIRRAYWVLVGIAILILVAAVIEAFVSPYLRLLV
- the ilvA gene encoding threonine ammonia-lyase, whose protein sequence is MLTLEDVLEADDRIRDVVRWTPLERSHSFSEETGADVALKLENFQRTGAFKIRGALNRIETLDADRKQAGVITASAGNHAQGVALAATRAGVDSTIVMPKFAPISKVKATRRYGGTVILHGEDYDAAQAHARELAATEDRTYVHAFDDEQVMAGQGTIGLEIVEDCPEVDTVVVPIGGGGLIAGIATAVTEQLDDVRVIGVQAAGASSAKESLERGEIYERDQVDTIADGIATRRIGDKPFAVMQERVDEVVTVTDREIALALTLLLERTKALVEGAGAVSLAAVLSEAFDYEDGETIVPALCGGNINLNQLTTVVMRGLVQLGRYLKIRTVLKDRPGALQSLVDIIAESGANIYAIHHDRTSRKAAVNAAEVELEIETHDTEHAEELIAKLRSRGYAVDVLD